In Bicyclus anynana chromosome 22, ilBicAnyn1.1, whole genome shotgun sequence, the following proteins share a genomic window:
- the LOC112054312 gene encoding collagen alpha-1(I) chain-like, translated as MKSTNAMLRLSTFCMLLAIAVAQNGYEYDKPGKPFGPTTPSSRPGYQPSPTSGYPTSPASQGYPGTGPSSTPSYPSGASNTQGFNRPQTGYPGQTPSGPAGPGFPGQTPSGPAGPGFPGQTPSGPAGPGYPGSSGNYPGQGGNYPGQGGKYPGQSGNYPGQGGNYPGHGGNYPGQGGNYPGQGGNYPGESPGGPGFGPGAPGFGPGSPGSGPGNGGFDDGSYDGGDYSAIPGEPDIDYPVLSFVPETSFRCDAQPYPGYYADVETRCQAFHVCANNKTYDFLCPNGTIFSQEFFVCVWWNQFDCNSAPNFFELNANLYDYSIIGSQLPGAGFPGTGPQGPSYPGSGPQGPNYPITGPQRPGGFPGIGPQGPGAGPQRPGFPGFGPQGPAGYPGAGPQGPTGFPGAGPQGPAGYPGAGLQGPAGYPGAGPQGPAGYPGAGPQGPAGYPGAGPQGPAGYPGAGPQGPAGYPGVGPQGPAGYPGAGLQGPAGYPGAGPQGPGGYPGARPQGPTGFPGTGLQGPAGYPGARPQGPTGFPGTGSQGPAGYPGTGPQRPAGYPGAGPQGPTGYPGAGPQGTKPSYPGSTGPQGTGPSGPYPGRPAQQRPTPSYPGSPTQQTPTDSYPGSPGPQGSTEAYPGISGQSGPGSNYPSSQGTTGFPGTQPGTGYPPSGKPSGPGFPSSTTRPQGSGDSGYPSPPNREYLPPN; from the coding sequence TGTTGCTGGCCATAGCAGTAGCGCAAAATGGGTACGAGTATGACAAACCAGGAAAACCGTTCGGTCCAACAACGCCATCATCCCGGCCCGGTTACCAACCAAGTCCTACAAGTGGTTATCCTACATCGCCAGCCTCACAGGGATACCCAGGAACTGGGCCTAGTTCTACGCCTAGCTACCCATCTGGAGCTTCAAATACACAGGGATTCAATCGTCCTCAAACTGGATATCCCGGCCAGACGCCAAGTGGACCGGCAGGTCCAGGATTCCCAGGTCAGACGCCAAGCGGACCAGCAGGTCCAGGATTCCCAGGTCAAACACCTAGTGGACCTGCGGGTCCAGGTTATCCAGGTTCAAGTGGAAACTATCCAGGTCAAGGAGGAAATTACCCTGGGCAAGGTGGAAAATACCCAGGACAAAGTGGAAACTACCCAGGACAAGGCGGAAATTACCCAGGACATGGTGGAAATTACCCAGGACAAGGTGGAAACTATCCAGGACAAGGGGGAAACTACCCAGGTGAATCTCCAGGCGGTCCTGGTTTTGGACCTGGTGCACCAGGATTCGGCCCTGGCTCACCAGGCTCTGGACCAGGAAACGGTGGTTTTGATGATGGTAGCTATGATGGTGGCGACTACTCGGCAATTCCCGGTGAACCAGACATAGATTATCCGGTACTATCTTTTGTCCCAGAAACATCATTCAGATGTGATGCCCAACCTTACCCTGGTTACTATGCTGACGTTGAAACGCGGTGCCAAGCTTTTCATGTATGTGCCAATAACAAAACATACGATTTCTTATGCCCCAATGGAACAATATTTTCTCAGGAATTCTTCGTTTGTGTTTGGTGGAACCAGTTTGACTGCAACTCCGCACCAAACTTTTTCGAACTTAATGCAAACCTTTATGATTATTCCATCATTGGTTCGCAACTGCCTGGTGCAGGATTCCCTGGTACTGGTCCACAGGGACCATCTTATCCCGGTTCAGGCCCACAAGGACCTAATTATCCTATTACTGGCCCTCAACGTCCAGGCGGTTTCCCAGGTATAGGGCCTCAAGGTCCAGGCGCTGGACCTCAACGTCCAGGTTTTCCTGGTTTTGGTCCACAAGGCCCTGCTGGTTACCCTGGCGCTGGTCCACAAGGCCCAACTGGCTTCCCTGGTGCTGGTCCGCAAGGCCCTGCTGGTTACCCTGGTGCTGGTCTACAAGGCCCTGCTGGCTACCCTGGTGCTGGTCCGCAAGGACCTGCTGGTTATCCTGGTGCTGGTCCACAAGGCCCTGCTGGCTACCCTGGTGCTGGCCCGCAAGGACCTGCTGGTTATCCTGGTGCTGGTCCACAAGGCCCTGCTGGCTACCCTGGTGTTGGCCCGCAAGGACCTGCTGGTTATCCTGGTGCTGGTCTACAAGGCCCTGCTGGATACCCTGGTGCTGGTCCACAAGGCCCTGGTGGTTATCCTGGTGCTCGTCCACAAGGCCCAACTGGTTTCCCTGGCACTGGTCTGCAAGGCCCAGCTGGCTATCCTGGTGCTCGTCCACAAGGCCCAACTGGCTTCCCTGGCACTGGTTCGCAAGGCCCAGCGGGCTATCCTGGTACTGGTCCGCAACGTCCAGCTGGTTACCCGGGTGCGGGTCCCCAAGGACCAACTGGTTACCCTGGCGCTGGTCCTCAAGGCACAAAACCTAGTTATCCTGGTAGCACCGGACCTCAAGGCACAGGACCTAGTGGACCTTATCCCGGTCGACCTGCACAACAAAGACCAACGCCATCATATCCCGGCAGCCCTACTCAGCAAACACCAACAGATTCCTACCCAGGTAGCCCTGGTCCACAAGGCTCCACAGAGGCTTACCCTGGTATTTCTGGACAAAGTGGTCCTGGTTCTAACTACCCGAGTTCGCAGGGTACTACAGGATTTCCTGGTACGCAACCAGGAACAGGCTACCCACCGTCTGGAAAACCTTCCGGACCTGGTTTTCCATCAAGCACGACGCGTCCTCAAGGGTCAGGAGACAGTGGCTATCCCTCACCGCCTAACAGAGAATACCTCCCACCTAATTGA